A window of Heterodontus francisci isolate sHetFra1 unplaced genomic scaffold, sHetFra1.hap1 HAP1_SCAFFOLD_726, whole genome shotgun sequence contains these coding sequences:
- the LOC137360507 gene encoding nucleoside diphosphate kinase homolog 5-like translates to MNNTRIYVESTLAIIKPDAVDKEVEIEEIILRSGFSIVQRRKLQLSPEQASEFYAAHSGKMYYPTLTAHLCSGPLVAMMLNRQSAIKQWNDLLGPSDSEKAKETHPKSLRAIYGTDKIKNAFHGSDCFNTAERELTFMFPNVTIEPFPAGQAAEDYLSKFVNPTLLIGLTEMCQQKPAKPIIWLADWLLAHNPNRPSIKEGEVQEPPECTF, encoded by the exons ATGAATAACACTCGCATTTATGTGGAGAGCACCCTGGCTATAATCAAACCAGATGCTGTTGACAAAGAGGTTGAAATCGAGGAGATTATTCTGCGATCCGGGTTCAGTATAGTCCAG AGAAGGAAACTGCAACTGAGCCCAGAGCAGGCCAGTGAGTTTTACGCCGCGCACAGTGGGAAGATGTACTACCCCACCCTGACAGCACACCTCTGCTCTGGCCCTTTGGTTGCTATGATGCTGAACAGACAGTCTGCAATCAAACAATGGAACGACCTGCTCGGGCCGTCAGACAGTGAAAAGGCAAAGGAGACTCATCCCAAGAG TTTAAGGGCGATATATGGAACAGATAAAATTAAGAATGCATTCCACGGCAGTGACTGCTTTAACACAGCAGAGAGGGAGCTTACCTTTATGTTCCCTAATG TTACCATTGAGCCATTTCCAGCTGGCCAAGCTGCAGAAGACTACCTTAGCAAGTTTGTAAATCCCACACTGCTCATTGGACTGACTGAAATGTGCCAGCAGAAACCTGCCAAGCCGATT ATTTGGCTGGCAGACTGGCTCCTGGCACACAATCCCAATCGTCCCTCCATAAAGGAGGGTGAGGTGCAGGAACCTCCAGAGTGCACCTTCTGA